From a region of the Paraburkholderia hospita genome:
- the trpE gene encoding anthranilate synthase component I, whose protein sequence is MTELEFQSLANEGFNRIPLIAEALADLETPLSLYLKLAQTERNGANSFLLESVVGGERFGRYSFIGLPARTLIRTRNGVTEVVKDGKVVETHESDPLEFIQQFQNRFKVALRPGLPRFAGGLAGYFGYDAVRYIEKKLAHTAPPDDLNLPDIQLLLTEEVAVIDNLAGKLYLVIYADPTTPEAYTRAKQRLRELKQRLRTTVQPPVTSASVRTEIFREFKKDDYLAAVRKAKEYIAAGELMQVQVGQRLTKPYRDNPLSLYRALRSLNPSPYMYYYNFGEFHVVGASPEILVRQEKRNEDRIVTIRPLAGTRPRGNTPERDAELATELLNDPKEVAEHVMLIDLARNDVGRIAQIGSVSVTDKMVIEKYSHVQHIVSSVEGTLKPGMTNFDVLRATFPAGTLSGAPKVRAMELIDELEPVKRGLYGGAVGYLSFTGEMDLAITIRTGVICNGNLYVQAAAGVVADSVPESEWQETENKARAVMRAAEQVQDGLDSDF, encoded by the coding sequence ATGACCGAACTCGAATTTCAGTCCCTCGCGAACGAGGGCTTCAATCGCATCCCGCTGATCGCCGAAGCGCTGGCCGACCTCGAAACGCCGCTGTCGCTGTACCTGAAGCTCGCGCAAACCGAGCGCAACGGCGCGAACTCGTTTCTGCTGGAATCGGTGGTGGGCGGCGAACGCTTTGGCCGTTACTCGTTCATCGGCCTGCCGGCGCGCACGCTGATCCGCACGCGTAACGGCGTGACGGAAGTCGTGAAAGACGGCAAGGTCGTCGAGACGCACGAGAGTGACCCGCTCGAATTCATCCAGCAGTTCCAGAATCGCTTCAAGGTCGCGCTGCGTCCGGGGCTGCCGCGTTTCGCGGGCGGTCTTGCCGGCTACTTCGGCTACGATGCCGTGCGCTACATCGAGAAGAAACTCGCGCACACGGCCCCGCCCGACGACCTGAACCTGCCCGACATTCAGCTCCTGCTGACGGAAGAAGTCGCCGTCATCGACAACCTCGCGGGCAAGCTGTACCTCGTGATCTACGCCGATCCGACCACGCCCGAAGCGTACACACGCGCAAAGCAGCGTCTGCGCGAACTGAAGCAGCGGCTGCGTACGACGGTGCAGCCGCCTGTCACGTCGGCGAGCGTGCGTACCGAAATTTTCCGCGAGTTCAAGAAAGACGATTACCTCGCCGCCGTGCGCAAGGCGAAGGAATACATCGCGGCAGGCGAGCTGATGCAAGTGCAGGTCGGCCAGCGTCTGACGAAACCGTATCGCGACAACCCGCTGTCGCTTTACCGCGCGCTGCGTTCGCTGAATCCGTCGCCGTACATGTACTACTACAACTTCGGCGAATTCCATGTGGTCGGCGCGTCGCCGGAAATTCTCGTGCGTCAGGAAAAGCGCAACGAAGACCGCATCGTCACGATCCGTCCTCTGGCAGGCACGCGTCCGCGCGGCAATACGCCTGAGCGCGACGCCGAACTCGCGACCGAACTGCTGAACGATCCGAAGGAAGTCGCCGAGCACGTGATGCTGATCGACCTCGCGCGCAACGACGTGGGCCGTATCGCGCAGATCGGCTCGGTGTCCGTGACCGACAAGATGGTGATCGAAAAGTACTCGCACGTGCAGCATATCGTCAGCTCTGTCGAGGGCACGCTGAAGCCGGGCATGACCAACTTCGACGTGCTGCGCGCGACGTTCCCGGCGGGCACGCTGTCGGGCGCGCCGAAGGTTCGCGCAATGGAACTGATCGACGAACTCGAACCCGTGAAGCGCGGCCTCTACGGCGGCGCAGTCGGCTACCTGTCGTTCACGGGCGAGATGGACCTCGCGATCACGATCCGCACGGGCGTGATCTGCAACGGCAATCTGTATGTGCAGGCGGCAGCGGGCGTGGTCGCCGACTCGGTGCCCGAATCCGAATGGCAAGAGACCGAGAACAAGGCACGCGCTGTGATGCGCGCCGCCGAGCAGGTGCAAGACGGCCTCGATAGCGATTTCTGA
- the trpD gene encoding anthranilate phosphoribosyltransferase, with amino-acid sequence MITAQEALQRTIEHREIFHDEMLHLMRLIMRGDMSPVMAAAIITGLRVKKETIGEITAAATVMREFARHVEVQDNSNFVDIVGTGGDGSHTFNISTATMFVTAAAGAKVAKHGNRGVSSKSGSADVLEALGVNIDLQPEQVAASIAETGMGFMFAPNHHPAMKNIAPVRRELGVRTIFNILGPLTNPAGAPNQLQGVFHADLVGIQVRVMERLGANHVLVVYGMDGMDEVSLGGATLVGELRDGRVTEYEIHPEDFGMQMVSNRTLKVADATESKVLLLEALDNKPGVAREIVTLNAGTALYAANVVESIADGLQLAREAIASGKARAKVDDLVRFTQQFKK; translated from the coding sequence ATGATTACGGCCCAGGAAGCGCTGCAACGCACGATCGAGCACCGCGAAATTTTCCACGACGAAATGCTGCACCTGATGCGCCTCATCATGCGCGGCGACATGTCGCCCGTGATGGCGGCCGCGATCATCACGGGGCTGCGCGTCAAAAAAGAGACCATCGGCGAGATCACCGCGGCCGCCACGGTGATGCGTGAGTTCGCCCGTCACGTTGAAGTGCAGGACAATTCGAACTTCGTCGATATCGTGGGCACGGGTGGTGACGGCTCGCACACGTTCAATATCTCGACGGCGACGATGTTCGTGACGGCGGCTGCGGGCGCAAAAGTCGCGAAGCACGGCAATCGCGGCGTGTCGAGCAAGTCGGGCAGCGCGGACGTGCTCGAAGCACTCGGCGTCAATATCGATCTGCAGCCGGAACAGGTAGCCGCGTCGATCGCCGAAACGGGCATGGGCTTCATGTTCGCGCCGAACCATCACCCGGCGATGAAGAACATCGCGCCCGTGCGCCGCGAACTCGGCGTGCGGACCATCTTCAACATTCTCGGTCCGCTGACGAACCCGGCAGGCGCGCCGAACCAGTTGCAAGGCGTGTTTCACGCCGACCTGGTCGGCATTCAGGTTCGCGTGATGGAGCGTCTCGGCGCAAACCACGTGCTGGTCGTGTATGGTATGGACGGCATGGATGAAGTCTCGCTAGGCGGCGCAACGCTGGTCGGCGAACTGCGCGACGGTCGGGTGACCGAGTACGAGATTCACCCCGAGGACTTCGGCATGCAGATGGTGTCGAACCGCACGCTGAAAGTCGCGGACGCGACAGAATCGAAAGTGTTGCTGCTCGAAGCGCTCGACAACAAGCCGGGTGTCGCGCGCGAAATCGTCACGCTGAACGCGGGCACCGCGCTGTACGCGGCGAACGTCGTGGAGTCGATCGCAGACGGCCTGCAGCTGGCCCGCGAAGCGATCGCGAGCGGCAAGGCGCGTGCGAAGGTCGACGACCTGGTCCGCTTCACGCAACAGTTCAAGAAATAA
- a CDS encoding UbiH/UbiF family hydroxylase — MNAHHQSFDVAVIGGGLVGKTAALALTQSGLRVALLAQHCQPLPADAVFDSRVYALSASSQALLERLRVWQALDTSRLAPVYDMRVYGDAHAELHFSAFQASVPQLAWIAESSLIEQALDAALRFQPNLTWLDTRAQGLDVKTGGATIGLANGNVLEADLVVGADGAHSWVRAQIGSKVNRRDYRQTGVVANFKAGRPHGETAYQWFRDGEIIALLPLPDGHVSLVWSAMTDHANTLVKLDPAQLAAEVERATMGALGTLECVTPAQGFPLALQTVDRLVAPRVALVGDAAHLIHPLAGQGMNLGLRDVASLVDVIVKKEAFRDIGDTVLLRRYERSRSEDIRALTIATDGLQKLFGLPGNIARAVRNTGMAFVGAQPLVKRWLVSAALG, encoded by the coding sequence ATGAATGCTCACCATCAGTCCTTCGACGTCGCCGTGATCGGCGGCGGGCTCGTCGGCAAGACGGCGGCGCTTGCGCTCACGCAAAGCGGCCTGCGCGTCGCATTGCTTGCGCAGCATTGTCAGCCGCTGCCCGCCGACGCCGTATTCGACTCGCGCGTCTACGCGCTGTCCGCGAGCTCGCAGGCGCTGCTCGAACGCTTGCGCGTGTGGCAGGCGCTCGACACGTCGCGGCTCGCGCCCGTCTACGACATGCGCGTCTACGGCGACGCACATGCCGAACTGCATTTCTCGGCGTTCCAGGCATCCGTGCCGCAGCTCGCGTGGATCGCCGAATCGTCGCTGATCGAACAGGCGCTCGACGCCGCGCTGCGCTTCCAGCCCAACCTCACGTGGCTCGACACCCGCGCGCAGGGGCTCGACGTCAAGACGGGCGGCGCGACCATCGGTCTCGCAAACGGCAACGTGCTCGAAGCGGATCTCGTGGTGGGCGCGGACGGCGCCCATTCGTGGGTGCGCGCGCAGATCGGCTCGAAGGTGAACCGGCGCGACTACCGGCAGACGGGCGTCGTCGCGAACTTCAAGGCCGGGCGCCCTCACGGCGAGACGGCGTACCAGTGGTTCCGCGACGGCGAGATCATCGCGCTGCTGCCGCTGCCGGACGGCCACGTGTCGCTGGTCTGGTCGGCGATGACCGATCACGCGAACACGCTCGTCAAACTCGATCCGGCGCAACTCGCGGCGGAAGTCGAACGCGCGACGATGGGCGCGCTCGGCACGCTGGAATGCGTGACGCCCGCCCAAGGCTTTCCGCTTGCACTGCAAACCGTCGACCGGCTGGTCGCGCCACGCGTCGCGCTGGTCGGCGATGCCGCGCACCTGATCCATCCGCTCGCGGGGCAGGGCATGAATCTGGGCTTGCGCGACGTGGCGTCGCTGGTGGACGTGATCGTGAAGAAAGAGGCGTTCCGCGATATCGGCGACACTGTGCTGTTGCGCCGGTACGAACGCTCGCGCAGCGAAGACATCCGCGCGCTGACCATCGCCACCGACGGCCTGCAGAAGCTGTTCGGGCTGCCGGGCAATATCGCGCGCGCGGTTCGCAACACGGGCATGGCATTCGTCGGCGCGCAGCCGCTGGTCAAGCGCTGGCTGGTTTCGGCGGCGCTGGGCTGA
- a CDS encoding DsbC family protein, whose product MKKRIRIAALALAVSTLGLGCSAQADQTTDKLKSTLQSRLSEATIKSVSKSPIDGLYEVNLGSQIVYSDATGDHLILGDMIDAKTRQNLTEARLSETNRIDFASLPFANAVKVVKGNGSRKIAVFSDPNCPYCKQLETTLKSMDNITVYTFLYPVLSPDSTVKSKSIWCSSDRAKAWEAWMQDHRAPTAPGTCDTAAIDKNLVLGQSMNVSGTPTVFLADGRRLPGAVPADQLDKALSSVR is encoded by the coding sequence ATGAAGAAACGTATCCGCATCGCCGCGCTGGCGCTGGCCGTCTCGACCCTCGGCCTCGGCTGTTCGGCGCAGGCCGACCAGACCACCGACAAGCTCAAGTCGACGCTGCAATCGCGTCTGAGCGAAGCGACGATCAAAAGCGTGTCGAAGTCGCCGATCGACGGGCTGTACGAGGTGAACCTCGGCTCGCAGATCGTCTATAGCGACGCGACGGGCGACCATCTGATTCTCGGCGACATGATCGACGCGAAGACGCGCCAGAATCTGACGGAAGCGCGCCTGTCCGAAACCAACCGCATCGATTTCGCGAGCTTGCCGTTCGCGAACGCGGTGAAAGTGGTGAAGGGCAATGGCAGCCGCAAGATCGCCGTGTTCTCCGATCCGAACTGCCCGTACTGCAAGCAGCTTGAAACGACGCTGAAATCGATGGATAACATCACCGTTTACACGTTCCTGTACCCGGTCCTGTCGCCGGATTCGACGGTGAAGTCGAAGTCGATCTGGTGTTCCTCCGACCGCGCGAAGGCATGGGAAGCCTGGATGCAGGATCACCGCGCGCCGACCGCGCCCGGCACCTGCGACACGGCCGCGATCGACAAGAACCTCGTGCTCGGACAGTCGATGAACGTGAGCGGCACGCCGACCGTGTTTCTCGCGGATGGACGTCGCCTGCCGGGCGCCGTGCCGGCGGACCAGCTGGACAAGGCGTTGTCGTCGGTGCGCTGA
- a CDS encoding M61 family metallopeptidase — MKPIRYTIVPKQPAAHLFEVTVTVAEPDPSGQRFMLPVWIPGSYMVREFARNIVTLRAFNDAGRKVRLEKTDKHSWQAAPVKGALTLRYEVYAWDMSVRAAHLDDTTGFFNGTSVFLSPLGFEDAPCVVDIQKPAGPQFRNWRVATALTEARGTKRYGFGEYSAQNYDELIDHPVTLGEFELATFKAHGLPHDIVIAGRVIGLDMARLSADLKRVCEAQIALFEPRSKKAPMDRYVFMTQAVTDGYGGLEHRASTALICNRADLPVEGRDETTDGYRTYLGLCSHEYFHTWNVKRIKPAVFAPYDLTQENYTSLLWLFEGFTSYYDDLVLVRSGLIKETDYFTLLGKTIGGVLRGSGRLKQTVAESSFDAWVKYYRQDENAANAIVSYYTKGSLVALAFDLTIRAQTQNRKSLDDVMRLLWQRYGRDFFKGTSQGIEEADVEALFAEATGADLSELFAEGVRGTSDLPLDTLLASFGVTLEADVDLKGKPSLGARMRGGADCTVAAVHDGSAAQKAGLSAGDVLIAVDGLRVTGSNLDALLSRYQPGAKVEVHAFRRDELRAAQVKLDGPEVSRYKLTANDKRAAAVTARKRWLGGK, encoded by the coding sequence ATGAAGCCGATCCGCTACACCATCGTTCCGAAGCAACCCGCCGCCCATCTCTTCGAAGTGACCGTGACCGTCGCCGAGCCCGATCCGTCGGGCCAGCGCTTCATGCTGCCCGTGTGGATTCCCGGCAGCTACATGGTCCGCGAATTCGCGCGCAACATCGTCACGCTGCGCGCGTTCAACGACGCGGGCCGCAAGGTGCGGCTCGAAAAGACCGACAAGCACTCGTGGCAGGCGGCGCCCGTCAAGGGCGCGCTGACGCTGCGCTACGAGGTCTACGCTTGGGACATGTCGGTGCGCGCCGCGCATCTCGACGACACGACGGGCTTCTTCAATGGCACAAGCGTGTTCCTGTCGCCGCTCGGGTTCGAGGACGCACCGTGCGTCGTCGATATCCAGAAGCCTGCCGGTCCGCAATTCCGCAACTGGCGCGTCGCGACGGCGCTGACGGAAGCGCGCGGCACCAAGCGCTATGGCTTCGGCGAGTACAGCGCGCAGAACTACGACGAGCTGATCGATCATCCCGTCACGCTCGGCGAATTCGAACTCGCGACGTTCAAGGCGCACGGCCTGCCGCACGACATCGTGATCGCCGGGCGCGTGATCGGGTTGGACATGGCGCGGCTGTCGGCGGATCTGAAGCGCGTGTGCGAAGCGCAGATCGCGCTCTTCGAGCCCCGCTCGAAAAAGGCGCCGATGGACCGCTACGTCTTCATGACGCAAGCCGTCACCGATGGCTACGGCGGTCTGGAGCATCGCGCATCGACTGCGCTGATCTGCAATCGCGCGGATTTGCCCGTCGAAGGCCGCGACGAGACGACGGACGGCTATCGCACGTATCTCGGCCTGTGCAGCCACGAATACTTCCACACGTGGAACGTGAAGCGCATCAAGCCAGCCGTGTTCGCGCCGTACGATCTGACGCAGGAAAATTACACGTCGCTGCTGTGGCTGTTCGAAGGCTTCACGTCGTACTACGACGACCTGGTGCTCGTGCGCAGCGGCCTGATCAAGGAAACCGACTATTTCACGCTGCTCGGCAAGACGATCGGCGGCGTGCTGCGCGGCAGCGGGCGCCTGAAGCAGACGGTCGCCGAAAGCTCGTTCGACGCATGGGTCAAGTACTACCGTCAGGACGAAAACGCCGCGAACGCGATCGTCAGCTATTACACGAAGGGCTCGCTGGTCGCGCTCGCGTTCGATCTGACGATTCGTGCGCAAACGCAGAACCGCAAATCGCTCGACGACGTGATGCGCCTGCTGTGGCAGCGCTACGGACGCGACTTCTTCAAGGGCACGAGTCAGGGTATCGAGGAAGCCGACGTCGAGGCGCTGTTCGCCGAGGCCACGGGCGCGGACCTGTCGGAGCTTTTCGCGGAAGGCGTGCGCGGCACGAGCGATCTGCCGCTCGACACGCTGCTGGCGTCGTTCGGCGTGACACTCGAGGCGGACGTCGATCTGAAGGGCAAGCCGTCGCTCGGCGCGCGCATGCGCGGCGGCGCGGACTGCACGGTGGCGGCCGTTCATGACGGCAGCGCGGCGCAGAAGGCCGGCCTGTCGGCGGGCGACGTGCTGATCGCCGTCGACGGCTTGCGCGTGACGGGCTCGAATCTCGACGCGCTGCTGTCGCGCTACCAGCCCGGCGCGAAGGTCGAGGTGCACGCGTTCCGGCGCGACGAGCTGCGCGCCGCGCAGGTCAAGCTGGACGGACCGGAGGTCTCGCGCTACAAACTCACCGCGAACGACAAACGCGCGGCGGCCGTGACGGCCCGCAAACGCTGGCTGGGCGGCAAGTAA
- a CDS encoding FMN-dependent NADH-azoreductase — translation MTTILQINSSARSQGAQSTLLANELTAKLQQSNPGAQVVVRNLHEGALPHLDDAILGAFFTPAEQRTAEQQAIAARSEALIAELQAADLVVIGAPLYNFGITSQLKTYFDFIARAGITFKYGANGPEGLVTGKKVFVVSARGGKYAGTPGDTQTPYITTFLGFLGMTDVNFIYAEGLAMGPDAANAALAGAREAIAAA, via the coding sequence ATGACCACGATCCTGCAAATCAACTCGTCGGCTCGCTCGCAAGGCGCCCAATCGACGCTGCTCGCGAACGAACTGACGGCAAAGCTGCAACAATCGAATCCGGGCGCGCAAGTCGTCGTCCGCAATCTGCACGAAGGCGCACTGCCGCACCTCGACGACGCGATTCTCGGCGCGTTCTTCACGCCGGCCGAGCAGCGTACGGCTGAACAGCAAGCGATCGCAGCGCGCAGCGAAGCGCTGATCGCCGAACTGCAAGCTGCCGACCTCGTCGTGATCGGCGCACCGCTGTACAACTTCGGCATCACGTCGCAACTGAAGACGTACTTCGACTTCATCGCACGCGCTGGCATCACGTTCAAGTACGGCGCGAATGGTCCGGAAGGTCTCGTGACGGGCAAGAAGGTGTTCGTGGTTTCGGCACGCGGCGGCAAGTACGCCGGCACGCCGGGCGACACGCAGACGCCTTACATCACGACGTTCCTCGGCTTCCTCGGCATGACGGACGTGAACTTCATCTACGCTGAAGGCTTGGCCATGGGCCCGGACGCAGCGAACGCGGCACTGGCTGGCGCGCGCGAAGCGATTGCTGCTGCCTGA
- a CDS encoding CYTH domain-containing protein, protein MGMEHEIKLSLPTGQVGAATQWLIQRAGSKGRTITLENSYYDTPSLTLARAKSAVRVRRTPDGWLQTYKTVGTSSGGLHSRHEWEMAIKGNALEIDALLAACDDEPSKEALRSARDDLIPLFSTNFSRTIWHVSIDGADVEAAIDQGEVVAVVNGETRRAPICEIELELKDGDAGALKALSAELAQAVHGLRPDDVSKAQRGYRLRESSSQ, encoded by the coding sequence ATGGGCATGGAACACGAGATCAAGCTGTCGCTGCCGACCGGTCAGGTCGGCGCCGCGACGCAATGGTTGATTCAACGCGCCGGTAGCAAGGGCCGCACGATCACGCTCGAAAACAGCTATTACGACACGCCGTCGCTGACGCTCGCGCGCGCGAAAAGCGCGGTGCGCGTGCGCCGCACGCCGGACGGCTGGCTGCAGACGTACAAGACGGTCGGCACGTCGAGTGGCGGCTTGCACAGCCGGCACGAGTGGGAAATGGCCATCAAGGGCAACGCGCTCGAGATCGACGCGCTGCTCGCAGCCTGTGACGACGAACCGTCGAAGGAAGCGTTGCGTAGCGCGCGTGACGACTTGATTCCGCTGTTCAGCACCAATTTCTCGCGGACCATCTGGCACGTGAGCATCGACGGCGCCGACGTCGAGGCGGCCATCGACCAGGGCGAGGTTGTCGCGGTCGTGAACGGCGAAACGCGCCGCGCACCGATCTGCGAGATCGAACTGGAACTGAAGGACGGTGACGCGGGCGCGCTGAAAGCGTTGTCGGCAGAACTCGCGCAAGCCGTGCACGGCTTGCGTCCCGATGACGTGAGCAAGGCGCAGCGCGGTTATCGTCTGCGCGAAAGCAGCTCGCAATAA
- a CDS encoding uracil-DNA glycosylase codes for MNSAKRSRTPPTQPSLFTDDDTHAAAPSPVTDIQTLEAQFEALPPAWRAHLKPFIDSDMYAPLCQFVDGERASGKTVYPADVFRALRLTSPDDVKVVILGQDPYHGEDRGTPQAHGLAFSVPPSVRPPPSLRNIFKEIAATLGHEAPQHGCLDAWARQGVLLLNTVLTVERDRAASHAKRGWEKCTDTLIHELAMRHDGLVFMLWGAHAQAKRALLGGKSHCVLEAPHPSPLSAHRGFLGCRHFALANEFLEAHGRQTIDWRLPETGEVFA; via the coding sequence ATGAATTCCGCAAAACGCTCCCGCACCCCGCCGACGCAGCCGTCGCTCTTTACCGACGACGACACCCACGCCGCCGCGCCCTCTCCCGTCACAGACATTCAGACGCTCGAAGCGCAATTCGAAGCCCTGCCGCCGGCCTGGCGCGCACACCTCAAACCGTTTATCGATAGCGATATGTACGCGCCGCTGTGCCAGTTCGTCGACGGCGAGCGCGCGTCCGGCAAGACCGTCTATCCCGCCGACGTATTCCGCGCGCTGCGACTCACGAGTCCCGACGACGTCAAGGTCGTGATTCTCGGCCAGGACCCGTATCACGGCGAAGACCGTGGCACGCCGCAGGCGCACGGCCTCGCGTTTTCAGTGCCACCTTCGGTGCGGCCGCCGCCGTCGCTGCGCAACATCTTCAAGGAAATCGCCGCAACCCTCGGCCATGAGGCGCCGCAGCACGGCTGTCTCGACGCGTGGGCGCGACAAGGCGTGTTGTTGCTCAACACGGTGCTGACCGTCGAACGCGATCGCGCCGCGAGTCACGCGAAGCGCGGCTGGGAAAAATGCACCGACACGCTGATCCACGAACTCGCGATGCGTCACGATGGGCTCGTCTTCATGCTGTGGGGCGCGCACGCGCAGGCCAAGCGCGCGCTGCTCGGTGGCAAGTCGCATTGCGTGCTGGAAGCGCCTCATCCCTCGCCGCTGTCGGCGCATCGCGGGTTTCTCGGCTGCCGGCATTTCGCGCTCGCCAACGAATTTCTCGAAGCGCACGGCCGTCAGACCATCGACTGGCGTTTGCCGGAAACGGGCGAAGTGTTCGCCTGA
- a CDS encoding aminodeoxychorismate/anthranilate synthase component II yields MLLMIDNYDSFTYNLVQYFGELGEDVRTYRNDEITLDEIAKLNPERICLSPGPSNPQHAGITLDVLREFSGKYPILGVCLGHQAIGEAFGGRVVRAQTIMHGKVSQIETDCKGVFADLPKHFTVTRYHSLAIERESLPDCLEVSAWTADGEIMGVRHKTLPVEGVQFHPESILSEHGHALLENFVKQSKAVARSA; encoded by the coding sequence ATGCTGCTGATGATCGACAACTACGACTCGTTCACCTATAACCTGGTCCAGTACTTCGGCGAACTCGGCGAAGACGTAAGGACCTATCGCAACGACGAAATCACCCTCGACGAAATCGCGAAGCTCAACCCCGAGCGCATCTGCCTGTCGCCGGGACCGAGCAATCCGCAACACGCAGGCATCACGCTCGACGTGCTGCGCGAATTTTCCGGCAAGTATCCGATCCTCGGCGTGTGTCTCGGCCACCAAGCGATCGGTGAAGCGTTCGGCGGCCGTGTGGTGCGCGCGCAGACCATCATGCACGGCAAGGTGAGCCAGATCGAAACCGACTGCAAAGGCGTATTCGCCGATCTGCCGAAGCACTTCACCGTCACGCGCTATCACTCGCTCGCGATCGAGCGCGAATCGCTGCCTGATTGCCTCGAAGTATCCGCATGGACCGCCGACGGCGAAATCATGGGCGTGCGTCACAAGACGCTGCCTGTCGAAGGCGTGCAGTTCCACCCGGAATCGATCCTGTCGGAACACGGCCACGCGTTGCTCGAAAACTTCGTGAAGCAGTCGAAGGCCGTGGCGCGTAGCGCCTAA
- the trpC gene encoding indole-3-glycerol phosphate synthase TrpC — MSDILDRIIDVKREEVRAAQQSAPLEELRLQASSRDLRDFVGAIRAKHEAGLAAVIAEVKKASPSKGVLRENFVPAEIARSYAKHGAACLSVLTDVQFFQGSAKYLEEARAACDLPVLRKDFIVDPYQILEARAMGADAILLIVAALELSQMQDLEAYAHSLGLAVLVEVHDKDELVDALTLKTPLMGVNNRNLRTFETSIDTTLGLLDMMPDDRIVVTESGIMSRGDVERMRAMDVNSFLVGEAFMRAEEPGAELARMFF, encoded by the coding sequence ATGAGCGATATTCTCGACCGCATCATCGACGTCAAGCGCGAAGAAGTACGCGCCGCGCAGCAAAGCGCGCCGCTCGAAGAGTTGCGCCTGCAGGCATCGTCGCGCGATCTGCGCGATTTCGTCGGCGCGATTCGCGCGAAGCATGAGGCGGGTCTCGCGGCCGTGATCGCCGAGGTCAAGAAGGCGAGCCCGTCGAAAGGCGTGCTGCGCGAGAACTTCGTACCGGCGGAGATCGCGCGTTCGTACGCGAAGCACGGCGCGGCATGTCTGTCCGTGCTGACCGACGTGCAGTTCTTCCAGGGCAGCGCGAAGTATCTGGAAGAGGCGCGCGCCGCGTGCGATCTGCCCGTTCTGCGCAAGGATTTCATCGTCGATCCGTATCAGATCCTCGAAGCGCGCGCGATGGGCGCCGACGCGATCCTGCTGATCGTCGCTGCACTCGAACTCTCGCAGATGCAGGATCTCGAAGCGTACGCGCACTCGCTTGGCCTCGCGGTGCTTGTCGAGGTGCACGACAAGGATGAACTGGTCGACGCGCTGACGCTGAAGACGCCGCTGATGGGTGTGAACAACCGCAATCTGCGCACGTTCGAAACATCGATCGACACCACGCTCGGCCTGCTGGACATGATGCCGGACGACCGCATCGTCGTGACCGAGTCGGGCATCATGTCGCGCGGCGACGTCGAGCGGATGCGCGCGATGGACGTGAACTCGTTCCTCGTCGGCGAGGCGTTCATGCGCGCCGAAGAACCGGGCGCGGAGCTTGCGCGGATGTTCTTCTGA